One region of Polaribacter pectinis genomic DNA includes:
- a CDS encoding exonuclease domain-containing protein, producing the protein MYAILDIETTGGKFNEEGITEIAIYKFDGHDVVDQFISLVNPEKEIQKFVVKLTGINNNMLRNAPKFYEVAKRIVEITKDCTLVAHNTSFDYRILSTEFERLGYEFNRNTLCTVELSQALILDQPSYSLGKLTRALGIPMTDRHRASGDALATVQLFKILLEKDTNKSIIQSSVKYHDRRLEKERLQKLIDESPKLQGVYYIHDSEGKVIFIGRGKNIKAEVNKLFLKTTKRAIKIQDRATSISFEKTGNELFTRLKYYIELEILSPKFNFKKERKTIAQDFNNNDFIIFDKGREIEENAVILIENNEVTSFGYTNLAYQENRLDILKSVLTPVENKKLCKTIIKNYLNKNNVQKIVRL; encoded by the coding sequence TTGTACGCAATATTAGACATTGAAACAACTGGAGGTAAGTTTAATGAAGAAGGCATTACAGAAATTGCTATCTATAAATTTGACGGACATGATGTTGTAGACCAATTTATTAGCTTGGTAAACCCTGAAAAAGAAATTCAGAAATTTGTAGTAAAGTTAACTGGTATTAATAATAACATGTTACGCAATGCACCTAAATTCTATGAAGTTGCAAAAAGGATTGTAGAAATTACCAAAGATTGTACTTTAGTTGCACATAATACTTCTTTCGATTATAGAATTTTAAGTACAGAGTTCGAACGTTTAGGTTACGAATTCAATAGAAACACACTTTGTACGGTAGAATTGAGTCAAGCTTTAATTTTAGACCAACCTTCTTATAGCTTGGGGAAATTAACCAGAGCTTTAGGAATCCCAATGACAGATAGACACAGAGCTTCTGGAGATGCTTTAGCAACAGTGCAGCTTTTTAAAATTTTATTAGAAAAAGACACCAATAAGTCCATTATACAAAGTTCTGTAAAATATCATGACAGAAGGTTAGAAAAAGAAAGACTTCAAAAATTAATAGATGAATCTCCAAAACTTCAAGGGGTTTATTATATACATGATTCTGAAGGAAAAGTAATCTTTATTGGTAGAGGAAAAAATATAAAAGCAGAAGTAAATAAATTGTTTTTAAAAACAACTAAAAGAGCCATAAAGATACAAGATAGAGCGACTTCAATTTCTTTTGAAAAAACTGGAAATGAACTTTTTACAAGATTAAAATACTATATTGAATTAGAAATTTTATCGCCTAAATTCAACTTTAAAAAAGAAAGAAAAACTATAGCTCAAGATTTTAATAATAATGATTTTATTATTTTTGATAAAGGGAGAGAAATAGAAGAAAATGCAGTTATTTTAATAGAAAATAACGAAGTTACAAGTTTTGGCTACACTAATTTAGCATATCAAGAAAATAGATTAGATATCTTAAAATCTGTTCTTACACCTGTCGAAAATAAAAAACTCTGTAAAACTATTATTAAAAATTATTTGAATAAAAATAATGTTCAGAAAATTGTTAGACTTTAA
- a CDS encoding YggS family pyridoxal phosphate-dependent enzyme, whose product MIKENLSKIKQSIPESVTLVAVSKTKPVEDLQEAYNAGQRIFGENKIQEMVEKFDVLPKDIQWHMIGHLQSNKVKYMAHFVDLIHGVDKFSTLKEINKQAKKHNRVINCLLQAKIAKEETKFGLSFNDIEEILNSSELKDLKNIKIVGFMGMATFTENQEQLQEEFSALKNFFDTQKINIEAENCQLKTLSMGMSGDFKLAIENGSTMVRVGSSIFGNRNYN is encoded by the coding sequence ATGATTAAAGAAAATCTATCAAAAATAAAACAATCTATTCCAGAAAGTGTAACTTTAGTTGCTGTTTCTAAAACCAAACCTGTGGAAGATTTGCAAGAGGCTTATAATGCTGGTCAGCGTATTTTTGGTGAGAATAAAATTCAGGAAATGGTTGAGAAGTTTGATGTTTTACCAAAAGACATTCAATGGCACATGATTGGTCATTTACAAAGTAATAAGGTAAAATATATGGCGCATTTTGTAGATTTAATTCATGGAGTAGATAAATTTTCTACTTTAAAAGAAATTAACAAACAAGCAAAAAAACACAACAGAGTTATTAATTGTTTGTTACAAGCAAAAATTGCAAAAGAAGAAACAAAATTTGGTTTGTCTTTTAATGATATTGAAGAAATTCTAAATTCATCAGAATTAAAAGATTTAAAAAATATAAAAATTGTTGGTTTTATGGGAATGGCAACATTTACAGAGAATCAAGAGCAATTACAAGAAGAATTTTCAGCATTAAAAAACTTCTTTGATACACAAAAAATAAATATTGAAGCAGAAAATTGTCAATTAAAAACTTTATCTATGGGAATGAGTGGAGATTTTAAATTGGCAATCGAAAATGGAAGTACTATGGTTCGCGTAGGAAGTTCTATATTTGGCAATAGAAACTATAATTAG
- a CDS encoding D-2-hydroxyacid dehydrogenase yields the protein MKILANDGISQSGIDALEKGGFEVITTKVAQNQLENYINEHNIDAILVRSATQVRQELIDACPSLKLIGRGGVGMDNIDVEYAQDQGLHVINTPAASSSSVAELVFAHLFGMARFLHSSNREMPLEGDSRFKELKKAYSQGTELRGKKIGIIGFGKIGQEVAKIGLGLGMQVIATDEMITSAPISLEFFNGQKVTFNIDTVDKDDLLKEADFISLHVPAQEDYIITSDEIEKMKDGVGIINTARGGIINEVDLVKAIESGKVQFAGLDVFETEPTPAVQLLMNPEMSLTPHIGAATIEAQDRIGTELASQIIALLKN from the coding sequence ATGAAAATATTAGCAAACGATGGAATTTCTCAAAGCGGAATAGACGCTTTAGAAAAAGGAGGTTTTGAAGTAATTACCACTAAAGTGGCACAAAATCAATTAGAAAACTATATAAACGAACATAACATTGATGCAATTTTAGTAAGAAGCGCAACTCAAGTTCGTCAAGAATTAATTGATGCTTGTCCGAGTTTAAAGTTAATTGGACGTGGTGGAGTTGGAATGGATAATATTGATGTTGAATATGCACAAGACCAAGGTTTGCATGTTATAAATACACCTGCAGCTTCATCAAGTTCTGTAGCTGAATTAGTTTTTGCGCATTTATTCGGAATGGCAAGATTTCTACATTCTTCCAATAGAGAAATGCCTTTAGAAGGAGATTCTCGTTTTAAAGAATTAAAAAAAGCATATTCTCAAGGTACTGAATTACGTGGGAAAAAAATTGGTATTATCGGTTTTGGAAAAATCGGACAAGAAGTTGCTAAAATTGGTTTAGGTTTAGGAATGCAAGTAATTGCAACTGATGAAATGATTACAAGTGCTCCAATTTCTTTAGAGTTTTTCAACGGACAAAAAGTTACTTTTAATATAGATACTGTTGATAAAGATGATTTATTGAAAGAAGCAGATTTTATATCATTACATGTGCCTGCACAAGAAGATTACATTATTACAAGTGATGAAATAGAAAAAATGAAAGATGGTGTAGGTATCATAAATACAGCTAGAGGAGGAATTATAAATGAAGTAGATTTAGTAAAAGCTATAGAAAGTGGTAAAGTTCAATTTGCTGGTTTAGATGTTTTTGAAACAGAACCAACACCTGCTGTTCAATTATTAATGAATCCAGAAATGTCTTTAACGCCACACATTGGTGCTGCAACTATAGAAGCTCAAGACAGAATTGGTACAGAATTAGCGAGTCAGATTATTGCTTTATTAAAGAATTAA
- the serC gene encoding 3-phosphoserine/phosphohydroxythreonine transaminase, translating to MKKHNFSAGPCILPQEVLQKASEAILNFNDDNLSLIEISHRSKPFVAVMEKARSLALELLGLENKGYKALFLQSGASMEFLMVAYNLLNKKAAYLNTGTWSDKAIKEAKAFGEVVEVGSSKDKGYNYIPKGYSIPEDADYFHCTSNNTVAGTQMKEFPETNIPLVCDMSSDIFSRQLDFEKFDLIYAGAQKNMGPAGATLVVIKEEILGKVERHIPSMLNYQIHLDKDSMFNTPSVFAVYVSMLTLQWLKDLGGIPFIEEVNNKKAALLYDEIDRNPLFKGIVAKEDRSTMNATFTLTDESLTETFDNMWKEAGINGLNGHRSVGGYRASMYNALPLYSVQALVDVMQELERNN from the coding sequence ATGAAAAAACATAATTTTAGTGCAGGACCATGTATTCTGCCACAAGAAGTTTTACAAAAAGCATCTGAAGCAATATTAAATTTTAATGACGATAATTTATCATTAATAGAAATTTCTCATAGAAGTAAACCTTTTGTTGCTGTAATGGAAAAAGCTAGAAGTTTGGCTTTAGAATTATTAGGTTTAGAAAATAAAGGTTACAAAGCTTTGTTTTTACAAAGTGGTGCAAGTATGGAGTTTCTAATGGTTGCTTACAATTTATTGAATAAAAAAGCAGCATATTTAAACACAGGAACTTGGTCTGACAAAGCTATTAAAGAAGCTAAAGCTTTTGGAGAAGTTGTAGAAGTTGGTTCTTCTAAAGACAAAGGTTATAACTATATTCCTAAAGGTTATTCAATTCCAGAAGATGCAGATTATTTTCACTGTACAAGTAACAATACAGTTGCAGGAACACAAATGAAAGAGTTTCCTGAAACAAATATTCCTTTAGTTTGTGATATGAGTTCAGATATTTTTTCTCGTCAGTTAGATTTCGAAAAGTTCGATTTAATTTATGCTGGTGCACAGAAAAATATGGGGCCAGCAGGTGCAACTTTAGTTGTTATTAAAGAGGAAATTCTTGGTAAAGTAGAAAGACATATTCCTTCAATGTTAAATTATCAAATTCATCTTGATAAAGATAGTATGTTTAACACACCTTCTGTTTTTGCAGTGTATGTTTCTATGCTAACATTACAATGGTTAAAAGATTTAGGTGGAATTCCGTTTATTGAAGAAGTAAACAATAAAAAAGCAGCACTTTTATATGATGAAATTGATAGAAATCCGCTTTTTAAAGGAATTGTAGCCAAAGAAGATAGAAGTACAATGAATGCAACTTTTACTTTAACAGATGAAAGTTTAACCGAAACTTTCGATAATATGTGGAAAGAAGCAGGAATTAACGGATTAAACGGACACAGAAGTGTTGGTGGTTATAGAGCAAGTATGTACAATGCTTTGCCTTTATATAGCGTACAAGCTTTGGTTGATGTAATGCAAGAATTAGAAAGAAATAATTAG
- a CDS encoding acyl-CoA reductase, with amino-acid sequence MSNIQNRITAFAKLGDFLSQFSQVKIDKKENIEHNDLFFDGFKHQLKIAQENNSWFTKENLLFSLESWSKALTKSNLDKWISNNNIKVETPKTVAIVMAGNIPLVGFHDFLSVLVSGHSVLVKQSSGDKHLLPFLSKYLEYVEEEFKENITFTEQKLENFDAVIATGNDNTARYFEYYFKNKPNIIRKSRNSVAVITGNETEEDLKKLSEDVFTYFGLGCRSVSKLYVPKEYDFNNFFNGMFVNKDMINNAKYANNYDYNKAVYLMSEFDLLENGFLMIKEDKSYSSPIATIFYEYYDNEIDLKIKLHQDKEKIQCIVAKDFIENEVPFGETQNPQLWDYADGINTLEFLSKI; translated from the coding sequence ATGAGTAATATTCAGAATAGAATTACCGCTTTTGCAAAATTAGGTGATTTTTTAAGTCAGTTTTCTCAAGTAAAGATTGATAAAAAAGAAAACATAGAACATAATGATTTGTTTTTTGATGGCTTTAAACATCAATTAAAAATTGCACAAGAAAATAATTCTTGGTTTACAAAAGAGAACTTATTGTTTTCTTTAGAAAGTTGGTCTAAAGCTTTAACTAAAAGCAATTTAGATAAATGGATTTCTAACAATAATATAAAAGTTGAAACTCCAAAAACAGTTGCTATTGTAATGGCTGGAAACATTCCTTTGGTTGGTTTTCACGACTTTTTATCGGTTTTAGTTTCTGGACATTCCGTTTTAGTAAAACAATCTTCTGGAGATAAACATTTATTACCTTTTTTATCAAAATATTTAGAATATGTTGAAGAAGAGTTTAAAGAAAATATAACCTTTACAGAACAAAAATTAGAAAACTTTGATGCTGTAATTGCAACTGGAAACGATAATACAGCTCGTTATTTCGAATATTATTTCAAAAATAAACCAAATATCATTAGAAAAAGTAGAAATTCTGTTGCTGTAATTACTGGAAATGAAACTGAAGAAGATTTAAAAAAATTGTCAGAAGATGTTTTTACATATTTCGGGTTAGGTTGTAGATCTGTTTCTAAATTGTATGTTCCTAAAGAGTACGATTTTAATAATTTCTTTAACGGAATGTTTGTTAATAAAGACATGATTAACAACGCTAAATACGCAAATAATTACGATTATAATAAGGCTGTATATTTAATGAGCGAATTCGATTTGTTGGAAAATGGTTTTTTAATGATAAAGGAAGATAAGAGTTACTCCTCTCCTATTGCTACCATTTTTTATGAATATTATGACAATGAAATCGACCTAAAAATAAAATTACATCAAGATAAAGAAAAAATACAATGTATTGTTGCTAAAGACTTTATAGAAAATGAAGTCCCTTTTGGCGAAACTCAAAATCCACAGTTATGGGATTATGCAGATGGAATTAATACATTAGAATTTTTATCAAAAATTTAA
- a CDS encoding 4Fe-4S dicluster domain-containing protein, which yields MAIIITDECINCGACEPECPNTAIYEGADDWKYSDGTDLSGSAVLPNGKTVNADEDQEPVSDEIYYIVADKCTECKGFHEEPQCAAVCPVDCCVPDDDNVETEAELLEKQKFMHNE from the coding sequence ATGGCAATTATAATAACAGATGAATGTATAAATTGTGGGGCATGTGAACCAGAATGTCCTAATACAGCAATTTACGAAGGTGCAGACGATTGGAAATATTCAGATGGTACAGATTTAAGCGGAAGTGCAGTATTACCAAATGGTAAAACTGTAAATGCAGACGAAGATCAAGAACCAGTTTCAGATGAAATTTATTACATTGTTGCAGATAAATGTACAGAATGTAAAGGATTTCATGAAGAGCCACAATGTGCTGCAGTTTGTCCTGTAGATTGTTGTGTGCCAGATGATGATAATGTGGAAACTGAAGCAGAATTATTAGAAAAGCAGAAGTTTATGCACAATGAATAA